Proteins from a single region of Argiope bruennichi chromosome 6, qqArgBrue1.1, whole genome shotgun sequence:
- the LOC129971736 gene encoding histone-lysine N-methyltransferase SETMAR-like gives MLYEFMKAWKIAQSFRDLNELFHEGKISKNRCREWFVRFKFGDTSLDDRPGRGQPSKFDDQGLLTAVEGDESLANRMLADNFNVDHSAIVRRLKSLKKVWKLAGWFLHELGVNNKAERVQNFHLFASTKRAVSVSDDYNKISKDEIF, from the coding sequence atgctgTACGAGTTTATGAAAGCATGGAAAATAGCGCAGTCATTTCGAGATCTCAACGAGCTTTTTCATGAAGGCAAAATCAGCAAAAATCGATGCAGGGAATGGTTTGTCCGTTTCAAATTTGGCGACACTAGCTTGGACGATAGGCCAGGGAGAGGTCAACCATCGAAATTCGATGACCAGGGACTTTTGACAGCAGTGGAAGGAGACGAAAGCTTGGCAAATCGAATGCTGGCCGACAACTTCAATGTGGACCATTCAGCCATCGTTCGTCGTCTCAAAAGTCTTAAAAAGGTATGGAAATTGGCTGGATGGTTCCTCCACGAACTCGGTGTCAACAATAAAGCCGAACGTGTCCAAAATTTTCACCTATTTGCTTCAACGAAACGAGCGGTGTCCGTTTCTGATGATTATAACAAAATATCCAAAGACGaaattttttga